The genome window TAATATTTAATGTTTTTGCCGTTCGTGACACTGTGAAATATTCTGAACCAGTTTTTCCAAAAGAGGAAGGGACAAGATTTGATTGGGAAATATTTTTAGAATTGACAAAACGGATTGCTATAAAAAAAGGGAAAAAGTATTCGAAGTTAACTCAAATTATGTCCAAAATATTTGGACCAGATTGGATCTTGGACCTGGGTATTAGGCTTGGGAAATACGGCAGTTTAAAATCTATTTTCAAATGGAATGGATTGACATTGAAAAAGGTAAAAAAGAATATACACGGAATGGATTTGGGTGCACTTAAACCCAGTTTCCCATCACGACTTTTCACTAAAGATAAAAAAATAGATTTAGCACCTCCAGTTTTTACAGATGATCTCGAAAGAGTAAAATCTAACTTGAGTGAACAAAACAATAATGGTGCATTAACATTGATTGGCCGGCGGCAACTCCGCAGTAACAATTCCTGGATGCACAATTGCACCTCACTTATGACCGGGAAAAATCGCTTTTTAGTTTTGATAAACCCAAAAGATGCTGAATCAAAATCAATCAAAGACGGACAAAAAGTAAAAGTTGAATCAACCAATTTCTCTTTTGAACTAGATGCAAAATTGACCGACGAAATGATGCCCGGTGTTATTAGTATTCCCCACGGCTGGGGTCATGAAAAAAATGGTACTCAACAAAATACTGCTGTCAAAAATGGTGGCAAAAATTTGAATGCTCTGGGGGACGATCTTTCTTTCGATCCAGTTACTGGAAATGCAGATTTGCACATACGAAATGTTAATGTATCACCGCTTATAAATTGATGGGTTTAATCCTGATTCATACAAACTGATTTTTGTAAATTGGATGAAGTATATGCTAAAATGTAGGAGGTTCAATGGCTTTGCTTTCCCAAACAGAAATCCAGACTGAATTAAATAGTTTGGATGGCTGGACATATTCTGATAGTGTCATCCATAAAATGATCACGTTTGATTCCTATATTGATGGGATACAATTTATAAATCAACTGGCGAAAAAAGCTGAAGAAACAAATCATCATCCCGATCTTACCGTAGGATGGTGTAAGGTTGGTGTTACTTTTACTTCTCATGATCAAGGTGGTGTGACGGATCAATGTA of Candidatus Neomarinimicrobiota bacterium contains these proteins:
- a CDS encoding 4a-hydroxytetrahydrobiopterin dehydratase; translation: MALLSQTEIQTELNSLDGWTYSDSVIHKMITFDSYIDGIQFINQLAKKAEETNHHPDLTVGWCKVGVTFTSHDQGGVTDQCIVMAKAVDSLL
- a CDS encoding molybdopterin oxidoreductase family protein, giving the protein IFNVFAVRDTVKYSEPVFPKEEGTRFDWEIFLELTKRIAIKKGKKYSKLTQIMSKIFGPDWILDLGIRLGKYGSLKSIFKWNGLTLKKVKKNIHGMDLGALKPSFPSRLFTKDKKIDLAPPVFTDDLERVKSNLSEQNNNGALTLIGRRQLRSNNSWMHNCTSLMTGKNRFLVLINPKDAESKSIKDGQKVKVESTNFSFELDAKLTDEMMPGVISIPHGWGHEKNGTQQNTAVKNGGKNLNALGDDLSFDPVTGNADLHIRNVNVSPLIN